A single window of Zea mays cultivar B73 chromosome 10, Zm-B73-REFERENCE-NAM-5.0, whole genome shotgun sequence DNA harbors:
- the LOC100135422 gene encoding Hydrophobic protein LTI6B, translated as MSEGTANCVDILIAIILPPLGVFLKYGCGHEFWICLLLTFLGYIPGIIYAIYAITKNT; from the coding sequence ATGTCGGAGGGGACTGCCAACTGCGTGGACATCCTGATCGCCATCATCCTGCCTCCGCTGGGGGTGTTCCTCAAGTACGGGTGCGGCCACGAGTTCTGGATCTGCCTCCTCCTCACCTTCCTCGGCTACATCCCCGGCATCATCTACGCCATCTACGCCATCACCAAGAACACCTAG